In Bradyrhizobium paxllaeri, the genomic stretch CTACAAGGGACTATCCGGTTTCGGCATCGAGATTGTCTCCAACGAGAAGTTGGAGGGATAGCTCACAGTCGTTCCGGGATGGTGCGACAGCACCAGACCCGGAATCTCGAGATTCCGGGTTCATGCTTCGCATGCCCCGGAATGACACCGGAAAAATTTGCGCTTCTGCCGATAGCGCATTAATTTGGCGGCAAATTTCCAACAGGACAGTGATGCGAAAGGGATTTTCATGAGCGTGCGCCCTCAAGCCAAGGACAAGCCGGCGGCGGCTTCCTTTCAGTGGGACGATCCGTTCCTGCTCGACGACCAGCTCACCGAAGATGAGCGCATGATCCGCGACACTGCGCGCGCCTATGCGCAGGACAAGCTCCTGCCGCGCGTGATCAACGCCTATCTGGAAGAAAAGACCGACCGCGAGATCTTCAACGAGATGGGCGAACTCGGCCTGATCGGCGTGACACTGCCGGAGGAATATGGCTGCGCCAACGCCAGCTACGTCGCCTATGGCCTGGTGGCGCGCGAGATCGAGCGGGTCGATTCCGGCTATCGCTCGATGAACTCGGTGCAGTCGTCGCTGGTGATGTACCCGATCTACGCCTATGGCGACGAGAACCAGCGCAAGAAATACCTGCCCAAGCTTGCCACCGGCGAGTGGGTCGGCTGTTTCGGCCTGACGGAGCCCGATGCCGGCTCCGATCCCGGCGGCATGAAGACCCGCGCTGAAAAGGTATCCGATGGCTACCGCCTGACCGGCAGCAAGATGTGGATCTCGAACGCGCCGATCGCCGACGTCTTCGTGGTCTGGGCCAAGTCGGCCGCGCATGACAACCAGATCCGCGGCTTCATTCTCGAGAAGGGCATGAAGGGCTTGTCGGCGCCGAAGGTCGGCGGCAAGCTTTCGCTGCGCGCCTCGATCACCGGCGAAATCGTGATGGACGGCGTGGTGGTGCCGGAGAGCGCGCTGCTGCCCAACGTCTCGGGCCTGAAGGGACCGTTCGGCTGCCTCAACCGCGCCCGCTACGGTATCTCCTGGGGGGCAATGGGCGCCGCCGAAGACTGCATGCATCGCGCGCGGCAATACACGCTCGACCGCAAGCAGTTCAACCGGCCGCTGGCGGCCACGCAACTGGTGCAGAAGAAGCTCGCCGACATGGAAACCGAAATCGCGCTCGGCCTGCAGGCCTCGTTGCGCGTCGGCCGCCTGATGGACGAGGGCAAGATGGCGCCGGAGATGATCTCGATCGTCAAGCGCAACAATTGCGGCAAGGCGCTCGACATCGCCCGCGTGTCCCGCGACATGCACGGCGGCAACGGCATCCAGATCGAATACCACGTGATGCGCCACACCGCGAATTTGGAAACCGTGAACACCTACGAAGGCACCCACGACGTCCACGCCCTGATCCTGGGTCGGGCGATCACGGGCATTCAGGCGTTTTCGTAAGGGGATCGTTCCGCGCAGCATAACCCAAGCGCCGTCATGGCCGGGCTCGTCCCGGCCATCCACGTCTTGGGCTCACAAGGACGACGTGGATGCCCGGGACAAGCCCGGGCATGACAAAGGTCAAAGAGAATCCGGAAATCACGGACAAACATCCCATGGCCGACAACGACGACATCCCGTTCAACCGCGACTTTCCGCTGAAGCCTGGCGTCGTCGATGAAGCCCGCCCCGGCGTGCGGCGGGTCCTCTGCAACAATCCGAGCCCGTTCACCTTCACCGGTACGGTCAGCTACATCGTGGGCAAAGGCAATGTCGCGATCATCGATCCCGGTCCCGACGATGAAGCGCATGCGAAAGCGCTGCTCGACGCCGTACGCGGCGAGACGGTGACGCATATTCTCGTCACCCACACCCACCGCGACCACTCGCCGAACACCGCGCGGATCAAGGCCGCCACCGGTGCGCCCGTCTATGCCGAGGGGCCGCACCGCGCCTCGCGACCGCGCTTCGAGAGCGAGAAGCACAATCCGGAATCCGGTGCCGACCGCGATTTCAGGCCCGATATCACGGTCAAGGACGGCGATGTGATCGAGGGGCAGGGCTGGGCGCTGGAGGCGGTCGCGACCCCCGGCCACACCGCCAATCATCTGGCGTTCGCCTGGCCCGAGCGAAAGATCAATTTCGTCGGCGACCACGTGATGGGCTGGTCGACCTCGATCGTGGCGCCGCCGGATGGATCGATGATCGACTACATGGCCTCGCTGGCGCGGCTGGAAGCCCGCGAGGAGGATCTGTATTTCTCGGGCCACGGGCCGGAGATTCCGGAAGGGCCGCGCTACGTCCGTTTCCTGACCCGCCACCGCCAGGCCCGCGAAGCCTCGATCCTGCACCGCCTTGCCAAGGGCGAGGCCGATATCCCGACCATGGTGCGCGCGATCTATATCGGCATCGACCCGCGGCTGACCAATGCCGCCGGTTATTCAGTACTGGCCCACCTGGAAGATCTCGTCGCCCGCGGCATCGTCGCGACGGATGGCGATCCCGTGATCGGCGGGACGTATCGGATGGCGGGCTGATTTAGGGGATCGTTCCGCCCCCTGAGCTTTTCACGCCGTTCATCCGTCTTTTCCGCTGGGTTCGGACGCGGGCGAAGATTGAATCAGTTGCATGATGTGACGGATGAATGTCTCGTCGTCGGGCATTTTCTCGCCGCCGATCTCGATCGCATCCTGCATTTCGATGCGGCTGTGCAGCCAGAATTGGACCAGGCTTCCGGCAACGCAGAGCACCAATCCGGCCGGCATATCGGCGCGCAGCAATCCTGAGTGTTGCGCGCGCTTGATGAGCGGAACGGCGCGCTCGTTCAAACTGAGCGAACGCGATTTCCGCTCGTCTGTCGGGCCATCAAGCAGCCGCCACAGGTTGATGCGGAACGCGTCGGGATGCTCGCGCCAGTACCTCAAGTAGGTGCGTATGGCTGATGGTACTGAGTCCGCGTCGAGCGTTTCCTGTCCGACCACGTTCGACACATAGGTCAGGAATTCGGCGGAAGCCTGCTCGCCGACGGCGCTCCAAAGGCCTTCCTTGCCCTGGAAATGGTGATGTAACAGGCCTTGGGAGACCCCGGCGCGCTGGGCGATATCACGCATTTTCGTCCCGTGAAATCCGCTCTTGGCGAATTCGATCCGCGCCGCCGCGAGGATAGCCTCCCGGCCGGCCTGCAATGCGATTGCTGAGCGTGCTTCCTTCATCTCTCGCCTTCTAAATATTCTAAATTGCTAGCGAATTTTATATTGACAGGTCAAGCGGTCAATGCTGACTGCTCAACCAGTCAGTAGATTGAACATGCAGGGGCGTGAAATAGGGAAGGGGTGCAATACAAGCCGGAAATGGCGCAGACGGGGGTGGAAGAGAAGTCGCGCCTTCTCGGTGGCCGGGGCGCTGGCGGCGATCTCATGGAGCTTCCTGCCAGAACCGACTCAAGCCCAACAAACCGTCGAACTCCCGGCGGTCACGGTCGAGTCGCCAAAGCGAAAGCCGAAAAGGCCTCAGCCTGCCGCTCGACGGTCCGTCCAGCCCGAACAGACGACGGTCACGGCGCGCAAGCGGCCGGAGGCTGAAAAGGATGTGCCGATCAGCCTGACCACAATCCAGGGTGCGCAGCTTGCGGACCTCTCCAAGACCCGATCGAACGCCGATCTGGCGCGCTCGGTGCCGAACTTCAACTTCGTCGATCTCGGCGGGCAGTCGTCCAACCTCGCCAATATACGCGGTGTTGGCTCGTTCTCCCCGGTGTCGCCGGACGATACGTCCGTGGTTTTCTACGTCGACGAGGCGCCGCAGTCGGTCTACGGGATCGCGCCGAACCTGATGGACACGGAACGCGTCGAAGTGCTGCGCGGCCCGCAGGGCACGCTGTTCGGGCGCAATGCACAGGGCGGCGCGGTGAATATCGTCTCGCGCCTGCCGACCTTCGATCGGTCCTTTTCGCTGACC encodes the following:
- a CDS encoding acyl-CoA dehydrogenase; protein product: MSVRPQAKDKPAAASFQWDDPFLLDDQLTEDERMIRDTARAYAQDKLLPRVINAYLEEKTDREIFNEMGELGLIGVTLPEEYGCANASYVAYGLVAREIERVDSGYRSMNSVQSSLVMYPIYAYGDENQRKKYLPKLATGEWVGCFGLTEPDAGSDPGGMKTRAEKVSDGYRLTGSKMWISNAPIADVFVVWAKSAAHDNQIRGFILEKGMKGLSAPKVGGKLSLRASITGEIVMDGVVVPESALLPNVSGLKGPFGCLNRARYGISWGAMGAAEDCMHRARQYTLDRKQFNRPLAATQLVQKKLADMETEIALGLQASLRVGRLMDEGKMAPEMISIVKRNNCGKALDIARVSRDMHGGNGIQIEYHVMRHTANLETVNTYEGTHDVHALILGRAITGIQAFS
- a CDS encoding MBL fold metallo-hydrolase, whose protein sequence is MADNDDIPFNRDFPLKPGVVDEARPGVRRVLCNNPSPFTFTGTVSYIVGKGNVAIIDPGPDDEAHAKALLDAVRGETVTHILVTHTHRDHSPNTARIKAATGAPVYAEGPHRASRPRFESEKHNPESGADRDFRPDITVKDGDVIEGQGWALEAVATPGHTANHLAFAWPERKINFVGDHVMGWSTSIVAPPDGSMIDYMASLARLEAREEDLYFSGHGPEIPEGPRYVRFLTRHRQAREASILHRLAKGEADIPTMVRAIYIGIDPRLTNAAGYSVLAHLEDLVARGIVATDGDPVIGGTYRMAG
- a CDS encoding TetR/AcrR family transcriptional regulator; translated protein: MKEARSAIALQAGREAILAAARIEFAKSGFHGTKMRDIAQRAGVSQGLLHHHFQGKEGLWSAVGEQASAEFLTYVSNVVGQETLDADSVPSAIRTYLRYWREHPDAFRINLWRLLDGPTDERKSRSLSLNERAVPLIKRAQHSGLLRADMPAGLVLCVAGSLVQFWLHSRIEMQDAIEIGGEKMPDDETFIRHIMQLIQSSPASEPSGKDG